In Citrus sinensis cultivar Valencia sweet orange chromosome 4, DVS_A1.0, whole genome shotgun sequence, one DNA window encodes the following:
- the LOC102621695 gene encoding mitotic checkpoint protein BUB3.3 produces the protein MKGFRLEFEKPIADAISRIRFASHSNNLLISSWDSSLRLYDVDSSQLRLESPGEPPLLDCCFQNDAVVFTAASDGFIRRCDLHLGINDAVGNHDDIATCLQFSEETSQVVTAGLDKKIMFWDIRMGRASGNLDADVASMSLSGYDLIVAVGASVNMYDLRYLGRSVQSSELRMDVQIKCVSSNPYSRGHVVGSIDGRVAVEISHPSDSNNSGYMFRCHPKSKDGRHHLVPVNDVVFSPLSRGAFVTGDNEGYVAAWDAQSRRRLFELPRFSNSVASLSYNHGGQLLAVASSCTYQEATAIEETPQIFIIRIDDIQQQSACVGSSSRH, from the exons ATGAAAGGCTTTCGTTTAGAGTTCGAGAAACCGATTGCAGACGCAATTTCCAGGATCCGATTCGCTTCGCATTCTAATAATCTCCTAATTTCTTCTTGGGACTCC AGCCTTCGTTTGTACGATGTGGATAGTTCTCAGCTCAGGTTAGAATCCCCCGGGGAGCCTCCACTTCTCGATTGCTGTTTCCAAAACGACGCCGTTGTTTTCACCGCCGCCTCTGACGGTTTCATTAGAAG GTGCGACTTGCATTTGGGAATTAATGATGCTGTTGGAAATCATGACGATATTGCAACCTGCCTTCAGTTTTCTGAAGAAACTA GCCAAGTAGTTACTGCTGGTTTGGACAAGAAGATAATGTTTTGGGACATACGCATGGGGAGAGCTTCGGGAAATTTAGATGCAGACGTGGCGTCTATGTCGCTCTCTGGGTATGACTTGATAGTGGCCGTTGGAGCATCAGTAAATATGTATGACTTACGATATTTAGGCAGGTCTGTTCAATCAAGTGAATTGCGTATGGATGTACAAATAAAATGTGTCAGTTCAAATCCTTATTCTAGAG GACATGTGGTTGGATCAATAGATGGGCGGGTAGCAGTTGAGATCTCTCATCCATCTGATTCAAATAACTCAGG ATACATGTTCCGGTGTCATCCAAAGTCCAAGGATGGAAGACATCATCTAGTTCCTGTGAACGATGTTGTATTCAGTCCACT TTCTCGTGGTGCTTTTGTTACTGGTGATAACGAGGGGTATGTTGCTGCATGGGATGCCCAAAGTAGACGAAGATTATTTGAG TTGCCTAGATTCTCAAATAGTGTGGCATCATTATCATACAACCATGGGGGACAACTTCTGGCTGTTGCATCAAGCTGCACTTACCAAGAAGCTACTGCAAT AGAAGAGACGcctcaaatatttattatcagAATAGATGACATCCAACAGCAATCAGCTTGTGTTGGAAGCTCTAGTAGGCATTGA
- the LOC102622877 gene encoding eukaryotic translation initiation factor 5A-2 has protein sequence MSDEEHHFESKADAGASKTFPQQAGTIRKNGYIVIKGRPCKVVEVSTSKTGKHGHAKCHFVGIDIFNGKKLEDIVPSSHNCDVPHVTRTDYQLIDISEDGFVSLLTENGNTKDDLRLPTDENLLSQIKDGFESGKDLVVSVQCAMGEEQINALKDIGPK, from the exons ATGTCGGACGAAGAGCACCACTTTGAGTCGAAGGCCGACGCCGGCGCCTCCAAGACATTTCCTCAGCAGGCCGGAACGATTCGCAAAAACGGTTATATCGTCATCAAAGGTCGTCCTTGCAAG GTTGTTGAGGTTTCAACTTCCAAGACTGGAAAGCACGGTCATGCTAAGTGTCACTTTGTAGGAATTGACATCTTCAATGGCAAGAAGCTTGAGGATATTGTTCCCTCTTCCCACAACTGTGAT GTTCCTCATGTCACTCGCACTGACTACCAGCTGATTGATATCTCTGAGGATGGATTT GTTAGCCTGCTGACTGAGAATGGCAATACCAAGGATGACCTGAGACTTCCAACTGATGAAAATCTGCTTTCACAG ATCAAGGATGGATTTGAGAGTGGGAAAGATCTGGTTGTCTCAGTTCAGTGTGCTATGGGAGAGGAGCAGATCAATGCCCTGAAGGACATTGGCCCCAAGTAA
- the LOC102621982 gene encoding isopentenyl phosphate kinase isoform X5 — MELNGNQTATDVNQTKPIRCIVKLGGAAITCKNELEKINEENLEIVSTQLRQALLSSDKVVGMDWSKRPGISDIACNVAGFRDKLRVDSTNFIVVHGGGSFGHFQASNSGVHKGGLQQPLVKAGFVATRISVTTLNLEIVRALAREGIPSVGMSPFSCGWSTSGGNLPVADLSVVAKTIKSGFVPVLHGDAVLDDVQGCTILSGDVIMRHLAAYMKPDYVVFLTDVLGVYSHPPTEPNAVLLREIAVGEDGSWSITKPTLQHMNNQADYL; from the exons ATGGAGTTGAACGGTAACCAGACAGCAACCGATGTCAATCAGACCAAACCAATACGTTGTATCGTGAAACTGG GAGGGGCGGCAATCACTTGCAAAAATGAATTAGagaaaattaatgaagaaaatcttgAGATAGTTTCTACACAGCTGAGGCAAGCATTGCTTAGTTCTGATAAGGTTGTTGGGATGGATTGGAGCAAGAGACCTGGAATTTCCGATATTGCTTGTAATGTAGCTGGTTTTCGAGATAAGCTAAGAGTGGACTCTACCAACTTTATTGTTGTTCATGGAGGAG GTTCTTTTGGGCACTTTCAGGCTAGCAATTCTGGGGTTCACAAAGGAGGATTGCAACAGCCTCTTGTCAAGGCTGGCTTTGTTGCAACACGCATTTCC GTTACAACTCTCAACCTTGAGATTGTTAGAGCACTTGCCCGAG AGGGTATTCCTTCTGTTGGGATGTCTCCATTTTCTTGTGGGTGGTCAACCTCTGGGGGAAAT TTACCAGTGGCTGATTTGTCTGTAGTGGCCAAGACAATTAAATCTGGTTTTGTTCCT GTTCTACATGGTGATGCTGTGCTTGACGATGTACAG GGATGCACCATATTGAGTGGAGATGTAATTATGCGTCATCTAGCAGCATACATGAAGCCTGACtatgttgtttttctt ACTGATGTTTTGGGCGTATACAGCCATCCACCAACTGAACCTAATGCAGTTCTGTTGAGAGAGATTG CCGTAGGGGAAGACGGGAGCTGGTCCATAACAAAACCAACACTTCAGCATATGAATAACCAAG CAGACTATCTATGA
- the LOC102621982 gene encoding isopentenyl phosphate kinase isoform X4 → MELNGNQTATDVNQTKPIRCIVKLGGAAITCKNELEKINEENLEIVSTQLRQALLSSDKVVGMDWSKRPGISDIACNVAGFRDKLRVDSTNFIVVHGGGSFGHFQASNSGVHKGGLQQPLVKAGFVATRISVTTLNLEIVRALAREGIPSVGMSPFSCGWSTSGGNLPVADLSVVAKTIKSGFVPVLHGDAVLDDVQGCTILSGDVIMRHLAAYMKPDYVVFLTDVLGVYSHPPTEPNAVLLREIGEHSLLAIAVGEDGSWSITKPTLQHMNNQDYL, encoded by the exons ATGGAGTTGAACGGTAACCAGACAGCAACCGATGTCAATCAGACCAAACCAATACGTTGTATCGTGAAACTGG GAGGGGCGGCAATCACTTGCAAAAATGAATTAGagaaaattaatgaagaaaatcttgAGATAGTTTCTACACAGCTGAGGCAAGCATTGCTTAGTTCTGATAAGGTTGTTGGGATGGATTGGAGCAAGAGACCTGGAATTTCCGATATTGCTTGTAATGTAGCTGGTTTTCGAGATAAGCTAAGAGTGGACTCTACCAACTTTATTGTTGTTCATGGAGGAG GTTCTTTTGGGCACTTTCAGGCTAGCAATTCTGGGGTTCACAAAGGAGGATTGCAACAGCCTCTTGTCAAGGCTGGCTTTGTTGCAACACGCATTTCC GTTACAACTCTCAACCTTGAGATTGTTAGAGCACTTGCCCGAG AGGGTATTCCTTCTGTTGGGATGTCTCCATTTTCTTGTGGGTGGTCAACCTCTGGGGGAAAT TTACCAGTGGCTGATTTGTCTGTAGTGGCCAAGACAATTAAATCTGGTTTTGTTCCT GTTCTACATGGTGATGCTGTGCTTGACGATGTACAG GGATGCACCATATTGAGTGGAGATGTAATTATGCGTCATCTAGCAGCATACATGAAGCCTGACtatgttgtttttctt ACTGATGTTTTGGGCGTATACAGCCATCCACCAACTGAACCTAATGCAGTTCTGTTGAGAGAGATTGGTGAGCACTCTCTGTTGGCCATAG CCGTAGGGGAAGACGGGAGCTGGTCCATAACAAAACCAACACTTCAGCATATGAATAACCAAG ACTATCTATGA
- the LOC102623354 gene encoding probable WRKY transcription factor 4: MAGNEDRASTASSASLKPSTTPSRPTITLPPRASFTESLFNNNGPGSGFGFGFSPGPMTLVSNFFADSDDCKSFSQLLAGAMSSPAAGHLRPNFSEQAERGSGDAEAGDADFRFKQNRPAGLVIAQPPPIFAVPPGLSPATLLESPNFGLFSPAQGAFGMTHQQALAQVTAQAAQAQSHTQIPAEYPSSLSSAPTTSMTQVSSLTANTTTNQQMTPLMPDSSVQMKESSDFSHSDQRPQSSSYVSDKPADDPYNWRKYGQKHVKGSEFPRSYYKCTHPNCPVKKKVERSLDGQVTEIIYKGQHNHPPPQSNKRAKDAGSLNGNLNNQGSSELAPQLKEGAGYSMSKKDQESSQVTPENISGTSDSEEVGDAETAVFEKDEDEPDAKRRSTEIRVSEPTASHRTVTEPRIIVQTTSEVDLLDDGYRWRKYGQKVVKGNPYPRSYYKCTTTGCNVRKHVERASTDPKAVITTYEGKHNHDVPAGKNSSHNTANSNASQIKPHNTGTNLGNNNQQPIARLRLKEEHLT; this comes from the exons aTGGCTGGAAATGAAGACCGGGCGTCAACGGCCTCATCAGCGTCGTTAAAACCATCGACCACTCCTTCACGACCGACAATCACTCTCCCGCCACGTGCCTCATTTACCGAGTCTTTATTTAACAACAACGGGCCGGGTTCCGGGTTCGGCTTCGGATTCAGCCCCGGCCCCATGACTTTAGTTTCCAACTTCTTCGCCGACTCCGACGACTGCAAGTCCTTCTCTCAGCTACTCGCCGGCGCCATGTCCTCTCCCGCCGCCGGCCACTTGAGACCGAATTTTTCGGAACAGGCGGAGAGGGGTTCGGGCGATGCCGAAGCTGGTGACGCGGACTTCCGGTTCAAGCAGAATAGACCGGCTGGTCTGGTGATTGCGCAACCGCCGCCGATTTTTGCCGTGCCGCCCGGGTTGAGCCCCGCAACTCTGCTTGAATCGCCGAATTTCGGTTTGTTTTCGCCTGCACAG GGAGCATTTGGAATGACGCACCAGCAAGCCCTAGCACAGGTCACTGCCCAAGCTGCACAAGCCCAATCTCATACACAAATCCCTGCTGAATATCCATCTTCTTTATCATCAGCACCCACCACATCTATGACGCAAGTTTCATCTTTGACTGCCAATACAACCACAAACCAACAGATGACACCCCTAATGCCGGACTCTAGTGTACAAATGAAGGAATCCTCAGATTTCTCTCACTCTGATCAGAGACCCCAATCTTCTTCTTATGTTTCTGATAAGCCTGCTGATGATCCCTACAACTGGCGAAAATATGGGCAGAAGCATGTGAAGGGCAGTGAATTTCCTCGAAGTTATTACAAATGCACACATCCTAATTGTCCTGTCAAGAAGAAGGTTGAACGATCTTTAGATGGTCAAGTAACTGAAATTATCTACAAGGGGCAGCATAACCATCCGCCACCTCAATCAAATAAACGTGCCAAGGATGCTGGAAGTTTAAATGGGAATTTAAATAACCAGGGGAGTTCTGAATTAGCTCCCCAATTGAAAGAAGGGGCTGGTTATTCCATGTCTAAAAAGGATCAAGAATCTAGCCAGGTTACACCGGAAAATATATCTGGTACAAGTGACAGCGAAGAAGTGGGTGATGCTGAAACTGCTGTATTTGagaaagatgaagatgagCCTGATGCAAAAAGACG AAGTACAGAAATCAGAGTTTCAGAGCCAACGGCCTCACATAGGACTGTTACAGAGCCTAGAATTATTGTTCAGACAACTAGTGAAGTTGATCTTTTGGATGACGGCTACAGATGGCGCAAGTATGGCCAGAAAGTTGTAAAAGGCAATCCTTATCCAAG GAGCTATTATAAATGCACAACCACTGGTTGCAATGTCCGTAAGCACGTTGAGAGAGCATCTACGGACCCTAAAGCTGTCATAACAACATACGAAggcaaacataatcatgatgTACCGGCTGGTAAGAATAGTAGCCACAACACAGCCAACAGTAATGCATCACAGATAAAACCACACAATACTGGGACAAACTTAGGGAACAATAATCAACAGCCCATAGCTCGTTTACGGCTAAAAGAAGAGCATTTGACGTAA
- the LOC102623853 gene encoding uncharacterized protein LOC102623853 encodes MGGCISVHSGKSRVHRKYFRKYGKRRGKISALIHNVPRKRLNDGGIGDFAVSHEFVHLDFEKGAATTCKRSEVTNKNFHVTQMQWNHSQIDSNGICQEEAWYDSVSIIDSDSDDDYSSVHGDTFPSVGTPIGHISNGQLLQYETASRFVDTGSKYEEFYESYLKIDGGKTDRECKGTNDSGEKNHENRKKSTVIMLSVKRKSYDGEAATGFCQAERYLYRPRAGFLVPRATGEKSNPGCWSELLPSVFRLRGENYFRDKQKTPAPNYSPYVPIGVDLFACSRKINHIAQHLELPQVKTNEKVPSLLIVNIQLPTYPACMFGESDGEGMSLVLYFRVSETFEKEISVHFQDSIKRFVDDEMEKVKGFARESTVPFRERLKIMAGVVNPEDLHLSSTERKLMQAYNDKPVLSRPQHDFFKGPNYFEIDLDIHRFSYISRKGFESFRNRLKEGIIDLGLTIQAQKPEELPEQVLCCVRLNKIGFENHGQIPTIVPQS; translated from the exons ATGGGTGGATGTATTTCAGTACATAGTGGAAAGAGTAGAGTACATAGGAAGTACTTTCGCAAATATGGAAAACGCCGAGGAAAAATTTCTGCTTTGATTCATAATGTACCTAGGAAACGGCTTAATGATGGTGGTATAGGAGATTTTGCAGTTAGTCATGAGTTTGTGCATCTCGACTTTGAGAAGGGTGCAGCTACAACTTGCAAGAGATCCGAGGTCACTAATAAGAATTTTCACGTCACCCAGATGCAATGGAACCACAgtcaaattgattcaaatg GAATATGCCAAGAAGAAGCATGGTATGATTCAGTTAGTATTATAGACTCTGACTCAGATGATGACTACAGTAGTGTTCATGGAG ATACATTTCCTTCAGTAGGTACCCCAATTGGCCATATTTCAAATGGTCAACTTCTTCAATATGAAACGGCATCACGCTTTGTAGATACAGGGTCTAAGTATGAGGAGTTTTATGAAAGTTACCTTAAAATAGACGGAGGTAAAACGGACAGGGAATGCAAAGGTACAAATGATTCTGGAGagaaaaatcatgaaaatagaaagaaatcAACGGTTATCATGCTTTCTGTGAAGAGGAAATCGTATGATGGAGAAGCAGCAACTGGATTTT GTCAAGCTGAGAGATATTTATACCGTCCCAGAGCGGGATTTCTGGTTCCACGTGCAACAGGAGAGAAATCAAATCCAGGATGCTGGTCTGAGCTTTTGCCTTCAGTTTTCAGACTTCGTGGTGAGAATTATTTCAG AGACAAGCAGAAGACTCCTGCTCCAAACTACAGTCCATATGTACCAATTGGTGTTGATTTATTTGCCTGCTCAAGGAAGATAAATCACATTGCTCAGCACCTTGAACTTCCCCAAGTGAAAACTAATGAGAAAGTACCATCACTCCTAATTGTTAACATACAG CTGCCTACATATCCCGCGTGTATGTTTGGCGAATCTGATGGGGAGGGCATGAGTCTCGTTCTATATTTCAGAGTATCAGAGACTTTTGAGAAAGAGATATCTGTTCATTTTCAGGACAGCATCAAG AGATTTGTTGACGATGAGATGGAAAAGGTCAAAGGGTTTGCAAGGGAATCCACAGTTCCCTTCAGAGAAAGATTGAAGATTATGGCTGGGGTGGTTAACCCAGAGGACCTTCATTTGAGTTCTACCGAAAGGAAGCTTATGCAAGCTTATAATGATAAGCCGGTGCTTTCACGCCCTCAGCACGATTTCTTTAAG GGACCCAACTACTTTGAGATTGACTTGGACATCCACCGATTCAGCTACATATCAAGAAAAGGATTTGAATCATTTCGGAATCGTTTGAAAGAGGGGATAATCGATCTTGGTTTAACTATTCAG GCTCAGAAGCCTGAGGAATTGCCGGAGCAAGTCTTGTGCTGTGTACGCTTGAATAAGATTGGCTTTGAAAATCATGGCCAAATACCAACCATTGTTCCACAATCATGA
- the LOC102621982 gene encoding isopentenyl phosphate kinase isoform X1, with amino-acid sequence MELNGNQTATDVNQTKPIRCIVKLGGAAITCKNELEKINEENLEIVSTQLRQALLSSDKVVGMDWSKRPGISDIACNVAGFRDKLRVDSTNFIVVHGGGSFGHFQASNSGVHKGGLQQPLVKAGFVATRISVTTLNLEIVRALAREGIPSVGMSPFSCGWSTSGGNLPVADLSVVAKTIKSGFVPVLHGDAVLDDVQGCTILSGDVIMRHLAAYMKPDYVVFLTDVLGVYSHPPTEPNAVLLREIGEHSLLAIAVGEDGSWSITKPTLQHMNNQVEITVAAHDTTGGMVTKISEAAMIAKLGIDVYIVKAASSHSVKALSGELREKIPDDWLGTVIHFSREEVQ; translated from the exons ATGGAGTTGAACGGTAACCAGACAGCAACCGATGTCAATCAGACCAAACCAATACGTTGTATCGTGAAACTGG GAGGGGCGGCAATCACTTGCAAAAATGAATTAGagaaaattaatgaagaaaatcttgAGATAGTTTCTACACAGCTGAGGCAAGCATTGCTTAGTTCTGATAAGGTTGTTGGGATGGATTGGAGCAAGAGACCTGGAATTTCCGATATTGCTTGTAATGTAGCTGGTTTTCGAGATAAGCTAAGAGTGGACTCTACCAACTTTATTGTTGTTCATGGAGGAG GTTCTTTTGGGCACTTTCAGGCTAGCAATTCTGGGGTTCACAAAGGAGGATTGCAACAGCCTCTTGTCAAGGCTGGCTTTGTTGCAACACGCATTTCC GTTACAACTCTCAACCTTGAGATTGTTAGAGCACTTGCCCGAG AGGGTATTCCTTCTGTTGGGATGTCTCCATTTTCTTGTGGGTGGTCAACCTCTGGGGGAAAT TTACCAGTGGCTGATTTGTCTGTAGTGGCCAAGACAATTAAATCTGGTTTTGTTCCT GTTCTACATGGTGATGCTGTGCTTGACGATGTACAG GGATGCACCATATTGAGTGGAGATGTAATTATGCGTCATCTAGCAGCATACATGAAGCCTGACtatgttgtttttctt ACTGATGTTTTGGGCGTATACAGCCATCCACCAACTGAACCTAATGCAGTTCTGTTGAGAGAGATTGGTGAGCACTCTCTGTTGGCCATAG CCGTAGGGGAAGACGGGAGCTGGTCCATAACAAAACCAACACTTCAGCATATGAATAACCAAG TTGAAATAACCGTGGCTGCCCACGATACAACTGGAGGAATGGTGACCAAGATATCAGAAGCTGCCATGATTGCAAAGCTTGGTATTGATGTATACATAGTGAAG GCAGCCTCCAGCCACTCGGTGAAGGCTCTAAGTGGagaattgagagaaaaaattcCTGATGATTGGCTTGGTACTGTTATCCACTTTTCGAGAGAGGAGGTCCAGTAG
- the LOC102621982 gene encoding isopentenyl phosphate kinase isoform X6, whose translation MELNGNQTATDVNQTKPIRCIVKLGGAAITCKNELEKINEENLEIVSTQLRQALLSSDKVVGMDWSKRPGISDIACNVAGFRDKLRVDSTNFIVVHGGGSFGHFQASNSGVHKGGLQQPLVKAGFVATRISVTTLNLEIVRALAREGIPSVGMSPFSCGWSTSGGNLPVADLSVVAKTIKSGFVPVLHGDAVLDDVQGCTILSGDVIMRHLAAYMKPDYVVFLTDVLGVYSHPPTEPNAVLLREIAVGEDGSWSITKPTLQHMNNQDYL comes from the exons ATGGAGTTGAACGGTAACCAGACAGCAACCGATGTCAATCAGACCAAACCAATACGTTGTATCGTGAAACTGG GAGGGGCGGCAATCACTTGCAAAAATGAATTAGagaaaattaatgaagaaaatcttgAGATAGTTTCTACACAGCTGAGGCAAGCATTGCTTAGTTCTGATAAGGTTGTTGGGATGGATTGGAGCAAGAGACCTGGAATTTCCGATATTGCTTGTAATGTAGCTGGTTTTCGAGATAAGCTAAGAGTGGACTCTACCAACTTTATTGTTGTTCATGGAGGAG GTTCTTTTGGGCACTTTCAGGCTAGCAATTCTGGGGTTCACAAAGGAGGATTGCAACAGCCTCTTGTCAAGGCTGGCTTTGTTGCAACACGCATTTCC GTTACAACTCTCAACCTTGAGATTGTTAGAGCACTTGCCCGAG AGGGTATTCCTTCTGTTGGGATGTCTCCATTTTCTTGTGGGTGGTCAACCTCTGGGGGAAAT TTACCAGTGGCTGATTTGTCTGTAGTGGCCAAGACAATTAAATCTGGTTTTGTTCCT GTTCTACATGGTGATGCTGTGCTTGACGATGTACAG GGATGCACCATATTGAGTGGAGATGTAATTATGCGTCATCTAGCAGCATACATGAAGCCTGACtatgttgtttttctt ACTGATGTTTTGGGCGTATACAGCCATCCACCAACTGAACCTAATGCAGTTCTGTTGAGAGAGATTG CCGTAGGGGAAGACGGGAGCTGGTCCATAACAAAACCAACACTTCAGCATATGAATAACCAAG ACTATCTATGA
- the LOC102621982 gene encoding isopentenyl phosphate kinase isoform X3 produces the protein MELNGNQTATDVNQTKPIRCIVKLGGAAITCKNELEKINEENLEIVSTQLRQALLSSDKVVGMDWSKRPGISDIACNVAGFRDKLRVDSTNFIVVHGGGSFGHFQASNSGVHKGGLQQPLVKAGFVATRISVTTLNLEIVRALAREGIPSVGMSPFSCGWSTSGGNLPVADLSVVAKTIKSGFVPVLHGDAVLDDVQGCTILSGDVIMRHLAAYMKPDYVVFLTDVLGVYSHPPTEPNAVLLREIGEHSLLAIAVGEDGSWSITKPTLQHMNNQADYL, from the exons ATGGAGTTGAACGGTAACCAGACAGCAACCGATGTCAATCAGACCAAACCAATACGTTGTATCGTGAAACTGG GAGGGGCGGCAATCACTTGCAAAAATGAATTAGagaaaattaatgaagaaaatcttgAGATAGTTTCTACACAGCTGAGGCAAGCATTGCTTAGTTCTGATAAGGTTGTTGGGATGGATTGGAGCAAGAGACCTGGAATTTCCGATATTGCTTGTAATGTAGCTGGTTTTCGAGATAAGCTAAGAGTGGACTCTACCAACTTTATTGTTGTTCATGGAGGAG GTTCTTTTGGGCACTTTCAGGCTAGCAATTCTGGGGTTCACAAAGGAGGATTGCAACAGCCTCTTGTCAAGGCTGGCTTTGTTGCAACACGCATTTCC GTTACAACTCTCAACCTTGAGATTGTTAGAGCACTTGCCCGAG AGGGTATTCCTTCTGTTGGGATGTCTCCATTTTCTTGTGGGTGGTCAACCTCTGGGGGAAAT TTACCAGTGGCTGATTTGTCTGTAGTGGCCAAGACAATTAAATCTGGTTTTGTTCCT GTTCTACATGGTGATGCTGTGCTTGACGATGTACAG GGATGCACCATATTGAGTGGAGATGTAATTATGCGTCATCTAGCAGCATACATGAAGCCTGACtatgttgtttttctt ACTGATGTTTTGGGCGTATACAGCCATCCACCAACTGAACCTAATGCAGTTCTGTTGAGAGAGATTGGTGAGCACTCTCTGTTGGCCATAG CCGTAGGGGAAGACGGGAGCTGGTCCATAACAAAACCAACACTTCAGCATATGAATAACCAAG CAGACTATCTATGA
- the LOC102621982 gene encoding isopentenyl phosphate kinase isoform X2 has protein sequence MELNGNQTATDVNQTKPIRCIVKLGGAAITCKNELEKINEENLEIVSTQLRQALLSSDKVVGMDWSKRPGISDIACNVAGFRDKLRVDSTNFIVVHGGGSFGHFQASNSGVHKGGLQQPLVKAGFVATRISVTTLNLEIVRALAREGIPSVGMSPFSCGWSTSGGNLPVADLSVVAKTIKSGFVPVLHGDAVLDDVQGCTILSGDVIMRHLAAYMKPDYVVFLTDVLGVYSHPPTEPNAVLLREIAVGEDGSWSITKPTLQHMNNQVEITVAAHDTTGGMVTKISEAAMIAKLGIDVYIVKAASSHSVKALSGELREKIPDDWLGTVIHFSREEVQ, from the exons ATGGAGTTGAACGGTAACCAGACAGCAACCGATGTCAATCAGACCAAACCAATACGTTGTATCGTGAAACTGG GAGGGGCGGCAATCACTTGCAAAAATGAATTAGagaaaattaatgaagaaaatcttgAGATAGTTTCTACACAGCTGAGGCAAGCATTGCTTAGTTCTGATAAGGTTGTTGGGATGGATTGGAGCAAGAGACCTGGAATTTCCGATATTGCTTGTAATGTAGCTGGTTTTCGAGATAAGCTAAGAGTGGACTCTACCAACTTTATTGTTGTTCATGGAGGAG GTTCTTTTGGGCACTTTCAGGCTAGCAATTCTGGGGTTCACAAAGGAGGATTGCAACAGCCTCTTGTCAAGGCTGGCTTTGTTGCAACACGCATTTCC GTTACAACTCTCAACCTTGAGATTGTTAGAGCACTTGCCCGAG AGGGTATTCCTTCTGTTGGGATGTCTCCATTTTCTTGTGGGTGGTCAACCTCTGGGGGAAAT TTACCAGTGGCTGATTTGTCTGTAGTGGCCAAGACAATTAAATCTGGTTTTGTTCCT GTTCTACATGGTGATGCTGTGCTTGACGATGTACAG GGATGCACCATATTGAGTGGAGATGTAATTATGCGTCATCTAGCAGCATACATGAAGCCTGACtatgttgtttttctt ACTGATGTTTTGGGCGTATACAGCCATCCACCAACTGAACCTAATGCAGTTCTGTTGAGAGAGATTG CCGTAGGGGAAGACGGGAGCTGGTCCATAACAAAACCAACACTTCAGCATATGAATAACCAAG TTGAAATAACCGTGGCTGCCCACGATACAACTGGAGGAATGGTGACCAAGATATCAGAAGCTGCCATGATTGCAAAGCTTGGTATTGATGTATACATAGTGAAG GCAGCCTCCAGCCACTCGGTGAAGGCTCTAAGTGGagaattgagagaaaaaattcCTGATGATTGGCTTGGTACTGTTATCCACTTTTCGAGAGAGGAGGTCCAGTAG